The genomic window CGTGGATATCGGCAACGGCGTGGTGCTGTTTTCAATGAATACCCGCAGGACGAATGATCCTGAGGATCGCAGGCGCTTCGATGTCTTTGCAATCCGCAAGGGCCGCGATCCGGTGCGGCTCACCAATTACGAGGCGTATGAGTTGCATTCGCTCAGCGTCGGTGGCGGCAAGCTTGTGTTCGGTGCAGCGGGGAGGAATTTCTCTACTACCGGCGCATGTCAGCCTGACAACCACCGGGATTGCGACAAGAGCGAGATCTTCGCGCTCGATTTCGATCCGTCCATGCTCGCGGTCAACGACGGGGCAGGGCCGCTCAAGCCGCTGTTCAGTGTGACAGGCTCTTCCGTGAATCCGATTGCATCCAGTGATGGAAGGCGAATCGCCTTCCTGAACACGAACAGGGCCGGAGGCACATGGCGTTACAACTTCGCATTTGGCGATCTCGACGGCCATGTCGATGGAGGCTTGCCTGTGCGCGGGATCTACTTCTCGCCCGGCGCCTTTGCCGGCGACGAGCTATTCGTCAACGAACTATTCGAGGATCGCTACCGGATCTACAGGCTCGATCTCAAATTGAAAAGAGTGGGGCAGCTTGAGATCAAGCATTCACCAGAAGAGATTGCAACGTTTGAGCCCATTACGCTAAGCATTGAAGGGCCGAGCACGCGTGCGGCCGGGCTATAGCGATGAGCAAGGGATGATGCTTGTGATAACGGATCGAAACGCACGGAGCGTCAGCGTTGAATACGTCATTGATGCCACCGGCAGAAACACGGTTCTGGTGGTGGAGACGGATCTACAGCTCGACGAGATCGAGACTGATTTCGATCGCGCTGCAGTGGACGCGCTCTGCCGTGATCTCGCGCAGCATCGCGCGGAGAATCCTTATCTCGATGCCATCCGGCTTGTCCGCAGGACATTTTCGCCACCAACGCCGGTCAAGCTGACAGGCAGACTCGGTGATCAGGAATTCGAAAACGCGACTAAGCGGACATCACGATGAGCGCCCGGCGCGCGCGACGCCGGGCTGTCGTGAGGCCATCGCGTCTGCGCTCGCCTGCATCTGATCTCCTATAGCAGCCTCGTTACGCTGCTCTTCCTGTGACTAAAAAGCCCGCTCGGCTTGATGGCTGGCGGGCTTTGTTTTGGTCAGGCAGCGACCGGCTTTGACGTCAATGCTCTCTCTACCGCATCTCGGTCACGATCAATGATCGTCAAATAGGCGCGCGCGGTCGGGTCAGGCGAGTGGCGCCCCTGTTCCCAGTCTCGCAAGGTTGCAAGGCTAATGCTAAATCGCACGCTGAATTCTTCCTGGGTCAATCCGGT from Nitrobacteraceae bacterium AZCC 1564 includes these protein-coding regions:
- a CDS encoding hypothetical protein (product_source=Hypo-rule applied; pfam=PF07676; superfamily=69304; transmembrane_helix_parts=Inside_1_6,TMhelix_7_29,Outside_30_378); the protein is MKLLKYAALSIVIVIGALVVVVGGWFYSCQGRMRDCYASYRSFTRGADTMSQRRLNSMHGGFTASASSVAFPIPLAGNGDGILVMDHDKDRPKLISTAGYTHWSPRFSPDGERLIFFRMAAGGRERELLSCEVSMWRCAILFRAPDAMMSAVDIGNGVVLFSMNTRRTNDPEDRRRFDVFAIRKGRDPVRLTNYEAYELHSLSVGGGKLVFGAAGRNFSTTGACQPDNHRDCDKSEIFALDFDPSMLAVNDGAGPLKPLFSVTGSSVNPIASSDGRRIAFLNTNRAGGTWRYNFAFGDLDGHVDGGLPVRGIYFSPGAFAGDELFVNELFEDRYRIYRLDLKLKRVGQLEIKHSPEEIATFEPITLSIEGPSTRAAGL
- a CDS encoding hypothetical protein (product_source=Hypo-rule applied), translating into MMLVITDRNARSVSVEYVIDATGRNTVLVVETDLQLDEIETDFDRAAVDALCRDLAQHRAENPYLDAIRLVRRTFSPPTPVKLTGRLGDQEFENATKRTSR
- a CDS encoding putative transcriptional regulator (product_source=KO:K07726; cog=COG2944; ko=KO:K07726; pfam=PF13560; smart=SM00530; superfamily=47413) — encoded protein: MSTLGKRLIQSAKEARAIARGEADPATYKTFVPAQIDVKAIRTKTGLTQEEFSVRFSISLATLRDWEQGRHSPDPTARAYLTIIDRDRDAVERALTSKPVAA